A stretch of Cucumis sativus cultivar 9930 chromosome 2, Cucumber_9930_V3, whole genome shotgun sequence DNA encodes these proteins:
- the LOC101222994 gene encoding BUD13 homolog — translation MMSAKSKSLQEYLKRYESNTEEEKKKKKKKKTTATNKPNALGVLVVDEDPVWQKPIIIEEDNADNSTDEEPQVDEDVEVKRMRRLEELKAKRPYNSISEDGSGWVSLSPNRANSSMVNSDMSPPRRTRVRNDTPSPSNELKPPVPGEEGEDFSPPRRRPRKPPSSLEHDEKPTNSTYPSSSPTQKDKVYRDAHLQGANSWHIDYAQEDIDLSPPRQRRKRYHTPSPEPDATCTRSVSPQFDISPPRRSDRKASKTSLGGNHKVDLSPPRRRASDYVGDERISRGSDLSPPRKQRKDVRGDRSLLDKQSRNHVTDASQESPTDLSPPRKKQKELPVSVSFKQTRKTGLLTQQEFGEEMSKTNKEDWTRFKEMNPSASSNADPVYRDKIKGDRISKEEFLKARGKIEEKAKEIKLEWGKGLAQKREAEAELMELELEKDRPFARSRNDAELDTMLRDRLRWGDPMAHLVKKRQSEMALPDLGDNEKMKESGFMIPQDIPPHSWLKRGLDAAPNRYGIRPGRHWDGVDRSNGFEKQMFKRMNEKQATEREAYLWSVSDM, via the exons ATGATGTCTGCAAAATCGAAGTCCCTTCAGGAATATCTGAAGCGCTATGAAAGTAACActgaagaggaaaagaaaaagaagaaaaagaagaaaacaacagCAACAAACAAACCCAATGCTCTAGGTGTTCTAGTCGTGGATGAAGATCCTGTTTGGCAGAAACCAATAATTATTGAAGAGGATAATGCTGACAACTCAACGG ATGAGGAGCCACAAGTTGATGAAGATGTTGAGGTTAAGAGAATGAGGAGGCTTGAAGAGCTAAAAGCCAAGCGACCGTATAATTCCATAAGTGAAGATGGAAGCGGTTGGGTTTCACTCTCTCCAAATCGTGCAAATTCTAGCATGGTGAACTCTGATATGTCTCCACCTCGTAGAACAAGAGTGCGGAATGATACACCTTCTCCATCTAATGAGTTGAAGCCTCCAGTACCCGGTGAAGAAGGTGAAGATTTTTCACCTCCACGGAGGAGGCCGAGGAAACCTCCTAGCTCACTTGAACATGATGAAAAGCCTACAAATTCTACGTATCCAAGTTCTTCTCCAACTCAAAAGGATAAAGTTTATAGAGATGCACACTTACAGGGAGCTAACTCGTGGCATATAGATTATGCACAAGAAGATATTGATCTATCACCTCCACGACAACGAAGGAAGCGTTACCATACTCCCTCGCCTGAACCTGATGCAACTTGTACAAGATCTGTTTCTCCTCAATTTGATATTTCACCTCCTCGTAGATCTGATAGGAAGGCATCTAAAACAAGTTTAGGGGGCAACCACAAGGTTGATCTTTCTCCTCCTCGACGCAGAGCTTCAGACTATGTAGGTGATGAACGTATATCACGTGGATCTGATCTTTCACCCCCAAGGAAACAAAGGAAGGATGTGAGAGGAGATCGATCACTTTTAGATAAGCAGTCACGGAATCATGTTACTGACGCTTCGCAAGAATCACCAACAGATCTTTCTCCACCTaggaaaaagcaaaaagaactACCAGTTTCAGTCTCCTTTAAACAGACGCGCAAGACTGGTTTGCTTACTCAACAAGAGTTTGGGGAAGAAATGTCTAAAACTAACAAAGAGGATTGGACGAG gTTTAAAGAGATGAATCCTTCGGCAAGTAGTAATGCGGACCCTGTGTATCGTGATAAGATTAAAG GAGATCGCATTTCGAAAGAGGAATTCTTAAAAGCACGcggaaaaatagaagaaaaggCCAAG GAGATAAAGTTGGAATGGGGCAAGGGCTTAGCTCAAAAACGAGAAGCAGAAGCTGAACTTATGGAGTTAGAACTCGAGAAAGATAGACCATTTGCACGGTCAAG GAATGATGCAGAACTTGACACAATGCTGAGGGATAGATTGAGATGGGGTGATCCTATGGCACACTTGGTGAAG AAAAGACAATCTGAGATGGCTCTTCCTGATTTAGGAGACAATGAAAAGATGAAGGAATCAGGGTTCATGATTCCTCAGGACATTCCACCTCACAGCTGGCTAAAAAGAGGATTGGATGCTGCACCTAATAGATATGGTATAAGACCCGGAAGACATTGGGATGGGGTTGATCGTAGTAATG GATTCGAGAAGCAAATGTTCAAGAGGATGAATGAGAAACAAGCTACAGAAAGGGAAGCATATCTTTGGTCTGTGTCTGATATGTAA
- the LOC101202958 gene encoding LOW QUALITY PROTEIN: ABC transporter B family member 7 (The sequence of the model RefSeq protein was modified relative to this genomic sequence to represent the inferred CDS: deleted 1 base in 1 codon), with translation MKNHLFLVDCSTLTYAAPDMQVFNQAKVVGKEVFQVIQRIPATNDSLEEKKSTLKHIEGHIDIREVHFAYPSRPQKLVFQDFSLSIPAGQTVALVGSSGCGKSTVISLITRFYDPLQGMPHHPLFFLFTLILIQFSCQSQDHFSPGDIFIDHQNTKDLNLKFLRTNIGIVSQEPALFAGTIKDNIKMGNIDADDKQIENAAFMANAHSFISELPNQYSTEVVGQGGTQLSGGQKQRVAIARAILKNPKILLLDEATSALDSEAERLVQDALEKAIIGRTTILIAHRISTIVGADMIAIIEDGRVSETGTHQSLLETSTFYRNLFNLHSIKPLQDSSNSNSLSEPGSTHQEAQSSDLDQDEKPELENSKIDSMSQEEEKVKVKEMFFRIWFGLSKIEIMKTSFGSLAAALSGISKPIFGFFIITIGVAYYKKNAKQKVGLYSLIFSLLGLLSLFTHTLQHYFFGVVGEKAMRNLREALYSVSVVLRNEVAWFDKPENNVGLLTSKIMNTTSVIKTVIADRMSVIVQCISSILIATIVSFIINWRMALVAWAVMPFHFIGGLIQAKYAKGFSRDSADVHHELVSLASESATNIRTIASFCHEEQIMKRARISLEEPMRKGKRESIKYGIIYGVSLCLWNISNAIALWYTTILVSKRQASFEDGIRSYQIFSLTVPSITELWTLIPAVIKAIDILTPAFHTLDRRTLIEPEIPKGETTDKIEGRIDFQTVNFKYPSRPEVIVLKNFSLQIKAGSDVALIGPSGAGKSSVLALLLRFYDPEKGNILIDGKDIKEYNLRTLRRQIGLVQQEPVLFSSSIRYNICYGSDQVSEAEVLKVSKEANIHQFVSSLPDGYDTIVGEKGCQLSGGQKQRIAIARTLLKKPAILLLDEPTSALDIESERILVRALESINGNNGSRTTQITVAHRLSTVSNSDVIVVMDRGEVVEIGSHATLLTTPDGVYSKLFRIQSLVED, from the exons ATGAAAAACCATCTTTTTTTGGTGGATTGCAGCACTTTGACTTATGCTGCACCAGATATGCAAGTATTCAACCAAGCAAAGGTTGTAGGGAAGGAAGTTTTTCAAGTCATTCAAAGGATCCCAGCTACAAATGACAGTttagaagagaagaagagcaCATTAAAACATATTGAAGGACACATTGACATAAGAGAAGTCCATTTTGCTTACCCATCTCGTCCTCAGAAACTCGTCTTTCAAGACTTCTCTTTGTCCATTCCAGCAGGCCAAACCGTTGCCTTAGTCGGTAGCAGCGGGTGCGGAAAGAGTACAGTCATCTCCCTTATTACTAGATTCTATGACCCTCTTCAAGGTATGCCT CACCACCccctttttttcctcttcactctcattttaattcaattttcatgTCAATCTCAAGACCACTTTTCTCCAGGTGATATTTTTATAGATCATCAGAACACCAAGGATCTGAATCTGAAATTCCTCAGGACTAACATTGGAATAGTTTCCCAAGAGCCTGCACTTTTTGCTGGAACTATTAAGGATAATATCAAAATGGGAAATATTGATGCAGATGATAAACAGATAGAAAATGCAGCATTTATGGCCAATGCACACTCTTTTATATCTGAACTTCCAAACCAGTACTCTACAGAGGTA GTTGGACAAGGGGGAACTCAACTGTCAGGAGGTCAAAAGCAAAGAGTAGCTATAGCAAGAGCAATTCTCAAGAATCCAAAAATTCTCTTACTAGATGAGGCCACAAGTGCATTAGATTCAGAGGCTGAGAGGTTGGTTCAAGATGCCCTTGAAAAGGCTATAATTGGAAGGACAACCATTTTGATTGCCCACAGAATATCAACCATTGTTGGTGCTGATATGATTGCTATCATAGAAGATGGAAGAGTTTCAGAGACAGGAACACACCAAAGCTTGCTAGAAACAAGCACATTCTATAGAAACTTATTCAACCTCCATAGTATCAAACCACTTCAAGACTCAAG CAACTCAAATTCTTTGTCAGAACCAGGAAGTACCCATCAAGAAGCTCAATCTAGTGATCTTGATCAAGACGAAAAACCTGAGCTCGAGAATTCGAAAATAGATTCAATGAGccaagaggaagagaaagtgaaagtaaaagaaatgttCTTTAGAATCTGGTTTGGGTTGAGTAAAATAGAGATTATGAAGACTAGTTTTGGATCTTTGGCTGCAGCTTTGTCTGGCATTTCGAAGCCTATCTTTGGATTCTTTATCATAACAATTGGAGTAGcctactataaaaaaaatgctaagCAAAAAGTTGGGTTATACTCCCTCATCTTTTCTCTATTGGGATTATTATCACTTTTTACTCACACATTACAACACTATTTCTTTGGAGTGGTGGGTGAGAAAGCAATGAGAAACCTCAGAGAAGCTCTATATTCAG TTTCAGTTGTACTCCGCAATGAAGTAGCTTGGTTTGACAAACCTGAAAACAACGTTGGTTTACTTACATCAAAGATAATGAACACCACTTCCGTCATAAAAACCGTAATAGCCGATCGAATGTCTGTCATTGTACAATGCATCTCCTCCATTCTCATTGCCACAATAGTGAGTTTTATCATCAACTGGAGAATGGCTCTAGTTGCTTGGGCTGTCATGCCTTTCCATTTCATTGGTGGCCTAATACAAGCCAAGTATGCCAAAGGATTTTCAAGAGATTCTGCTGATGTTCATCATGAACTTGTTTCATTAGCCTCAGAATCAGCAACCAACATAAGAACTATTGCTTCTTTCTGTCATGAAgaacaaataatgaaaagagcAAGAATTTCACTAGAAGAACCAATGAGAAAAGGTAAGAGAGAGAGTATAAAGTACGGAATCATTTACGGCGTCTCTCTTTGCTTATGGAACATTTCAAATGCCATTGCTTTGTGGTACACAACAATTTTGGTTAGCAAGAGACAAGCATCTTTTGAAGATGGTATAAGATCATACCAAATTTTCTCCCTCACAGTACCCTCAATCACTGAATTGTGGACATTAATTCCAGCCGTCATCAAAGCCATCGACATATTAACTCCAGCATTCCACACACTTGATAGAAGAACACTGATTGAACCTGAAATACCAAAAGGTGAAACAACAGATAAAATTGAAGGGAGaattgattttcaaactgTAAACTTCAAATATCCTTCAAGGCCAGAAGTCATTGTTCTTAAAAACTTCAGCTTACAAATCAAAGCAGGATCAGATGTTGCACTCATAGGACCAAGTGGGGCAGGAAAATCCTCTGTTTTGGCACTTTTGCTAAGATTTTATGACCCTGAAAAAGGTAATATCCTTATTGatggaaaagatataaaagaatacaatCTAAGAACATTGAGGAGACAAATAGGATTAGTCCAACAAGAGCCAGTTCTATTTAGCTCATCTATCAGATATAATATTTGCTATGGAAGTGATCAAGTGTCTGAAGCTGAAGTTTTGAAGGTGTCAAAAGAGGCTAACATACATCAATTTGTAAGTTCTTTGCCTGATGGATATGATACAATTGTTGGAGAAAAAGGTTGCCAACTATCAGGAGGACAAAAGCAAAGAATAGCCATTGCTAGAACACTTTTGAAGAAGCCAGCAATTTTGCTATTGGATGAACCAACTAGTGCATTAGATATTGAATCTGAAAGAATTTTGGTTCGTGCTTTGGAGTCAATAAACGGGAACAATGGCTCTAGAACTACCCAGATAACAGTTGCTCATAGACTCTCTACTGTGTCAAACTCAGATGTTATTGTAGTTATGGACAGAGGTGAGGTTGTGGAGATTGGTTCACATGCCACTTTATTGACAACTCCTGATGGAGTGTACTCAAAACTCTTTAGGATACAGAGCCTTGTTGAAGATTAA
- the LOC101208754 gene encoding zinc finger-containing ubiquitin peptidase 1 isoform X2, with protein sequence MSSSSCPFCDQVVPSDELQRHANGHFEDEENDNKQRQLAMDFELAQQMAFSSTSYDNDNDNGDMPQEIKCEGSLSSNKLSCESGTSVMGELNVNEKVSCLIGSQNRGAFYKVEGGLMSLLKNCLELESHDSTSILSGYVDHYQSIEFEDFGWGCGWRNIQMLCSHLLMQRPETRNILFGGSGVVPDIPSLQRWLEVAWERGFDVHGAEHFNYKIYGKKNWIGTTECAALLRSFGLQARIIDFGPKECEELYLSVPGSSSGAQMENLIDANKRKTIKVCGPMDRYLVRTNDSDPQTGSSGHENSVYFKISQNVTKNKSPKKAKGHQVLVDWVWNYFSDGRICTYDHQRVNISEKTILEALKGPSEKILDGSN encoded by the exons ATGAGTTCATCGAGTTGCCCCTTCTGTGACCAAGTTGTTCCATCAGACGAACTTCAGCG GCATGCCAATGGTCACTTTGAGGATGAAGAGAATGACAATAAACAACGCCAACTTGCGATGGACTTTGAGTTGGCCCAACAAATGGCTTTTTCCTCTACTTCTTATGACAAT GATAATGATAACGGGGACATGCCACAAGAGATTAAGTGTGAGGGATCTTTGAGTAGCAACAAGTTAAGTTGTGAGAGCGGCACTTCGGTGATGGGGGAGTTGAATGTTAATGAAAAGGTATCATGCTTGATTGGTTCACAGAATAGGGGTGCCTTTTATAAGGTGGAAGGTGGTCTGAtgtctttattaaaaaattgcttaGAATTAGAATCTCATGACTCGACTAGTATTTTGTCAGGGTATGTTGATCATTATCAGAGTATTGAGTTTGAGGATTTTGGGTGGGGCTGTGGATGGCGGAACATTCAAATGCTATGCTCTCATTTGCTAATGCAAAGAccagaaacaagaaacatttTATTTGGTGGGTCAGGAGTTGTTCCAGATATTCCATCACTTCAGAGATGGCTTGAGGTTGCTTGGGAAAGAGGATTTGATGTACATGGGGCAGAACATTTTAACTACAAAATTTATggcaaaaaaaattggattggaACCACTGAATGTGCTGCTCTTTTGCGTTCCTTTGGGCTTCAGGCAAGGATAATTGATTTTGGTCCTAAAGAGTGTGAGGAACTTTATCTCTCAGTCCCTGGTTCAAGTAGTGGGGCACAAATGGAAAACCTAATTGATGCAAATAAGAGAAAGACAATTAAGGTTTGTGGGCCCATGGATAGGTATCTTGTCCGTACAAATGATAGTGATCCACAAACTGGTTCTAGTGGGCATGAAAATTccgtatattttaaaatctctcAAAATGTCACGAAAAATAAGTCCCCTAAAAAAGCCAAGGGTCATCAAGTTCTAGTTGATTGGGTTTGGAATTACTTCTCTGATGGAAGGATATGCACGTATGATCACCAACGCGTAAATATTAGTGAAAAAAC AATACTAGAGGCCTTGAAAGGGCCCTCAGAGAAAATATTGGATGGCAGCAACTAA
- the LOC101208754 gene encoding zinc finger-containing ubiquitin peptidase 1 isoform X1, which yields MSSSSCPFCDQVVPSDELQRHANGHFEDEENDNKQRQLAMDFELAQQMAFSSTSYDNDNDNGDMPQEIKCEGSLSSNKLSCESGTSVMGELNVNEKVSCLIGSQNRGAFYKVEGGLMSLLKNCLELESHDSTSILSGYVDHYQSIEFEDFGWGCGWRNIQMLCSHLLMQRPETRNILFGGSGVVPDIPSLQRWLEVAWERGFDVHGAEHFNYKIYGKKNWIGTTECAALLRSFGLQARIIDFGPKECEELYLSVPGSSSGAQMENLIDANKRKTIKVCGPMDRYLVRTNDSDPQTGSSGHENSVYFKISQNVTKNKSPKKAKGHQVLVDWVWNYFSDGRICTYDHQRVNISEKTPLFFQHDGHSRTIVGIQVKQKCNGMQQYNLLILDPAHNTRGLERALRENIGWQQLIKRGIHTLNKPQYQLCYIDSGIAAGVDVELLKTIDSIFLEI from the exons ATGAGTTCATCGAGTTGCCCCTTCTGTGACCAAGTTGTTCCATCAGACGAACTTCAGCG GCATGCCAATGGTCACTTTGAGGATGAAGAGAATGACAATAAACAACGCCAACTTGCGATGGACTTTGAGTTGGCCCAACAAATGGCTTTTTCCTCTACTTCTTATGACAAT GATAATGATAACGGGGACATGCCACAAGAGATTAAGTGTGAGGGATCTTTGAGTAGCAACAAGTTAAGTTGTGAGAGCGGCACTTCGGTGATGGGGGAGTTGAATGTTAATGAAAAGGTATCATGCTTGATTGGTTCACAGAATAGGGGTGCCTTTTATAAGGTGGAAGGTGGTCTGAtgtctttattaaaaaattgcttaGAATTAGAATCTCATGACTCGACTAGTATTTTGTCAGGGTATGTTGATCATTATCAGAGTATTGAGTTTGAGGATTTTGGGTGGGGCTGTGGATGGCGGAACATTCAAATGCTATGCTCTCATTTGCTAATGCAAAGAccagaaacaagaaacatttTATTTGGTGGGTCAGGAGTTGTTCCAGATATTCCATCACTTCAGAGATGGCTTGAGGTTGCTTGGGAAAGAGGATTTGATGTACATGGGGCAGAACATTTTAACTACAAAATTTATggcaaaaaaaattggattggaACCACTGAATGTGCTGCTCTTTTGCGTTCCTTTGGGCTTCAGGCAAGGATAATTGATTTTGGTCCTAAAGAGTGTGAGGAACTTTATCTCTCAGTCCCTGGTTCAAGTAGTGGGGCACAAATGGAAAACCTAATTGATGCAAATAAGAGAAAGACAATTAAGGTTTGTGGGCCCATGGATAGGTATCTTGTCCGTACAAATGATAGTGATCCACAAACTGGTTCTAGTGGGCATGAAAATTccgtatattttaaaatctctcAAAATGTCACGAAAAATAAGTCCCCTAAAAAAGCCAAGGGTCATCAAGTTCTAGTTGATTGGGTTTGGAATTACTTCTCTGATGGAAGGATATGCACGTATGATCACCAACGCGTAAATATTAGTGAAAAAAC GCCATTGTTCTTTCAGCATGATGGACATTCTAGGACTATTGTGGGGATTCAAGTTAAACAGAAGTGTAACGGAATGCAGCAATATAATCTCCTGATTTTGGACCCAGCTCAT AATACTAGAGGCCTTGAAAGGGCCCTCAGAGAAAATATTGGATGGCAGCAACTAATAAAAAGAGGAATTCATACGCTAAATAAGCCACAATACCAG CTGTGTTATATTGATTCTGGAATTGCTGCTGGGGTTGATGTGGAATTACTCAAGACAATCGATAGCATCTTTCTGGAGATTTAA
- the LOC101223228 gene encoding ABC transporter B family member 19-like: MIHEEKSQEDHHLGSSSTDGPAFPFHKLLVYADALDWVLMGLGTFGSVIHGMAQPIGYLLLGKALDAFGNNIDDIDAMVDALYEVIPFVWYMAIATFPAGILEIGCWMYTSERQAARLRLAFLQSVLSQEIGAFDTDLTTAKIITGISAHMTIIQDAIGEKLGHFLASVATFISGVVIAIISCWEVSLLTLLVAPLVMAIGAAYTKRMTLISSIKIGYQSEATSLIQQSISQIRAVYAFVGERSSIKAFAEQCEKMIVMSKQEALVKGVGIGMFQTVTFCCWSLIVWIGAVVVTAGRANGGDIIAAVMSILFGAISLTYAAPDMQIFNQAKAAGKEVFQVIQRKPSSIDGSKEKTLEDIEGHINIQKVHFAYPSRPHKLILQDFTLSIPAGQSNALVGSSGCGKSTVISLITRFYDPLQGDIFIDHQNIKDLNLKFVRENIGIVSQEPALFAGTIKDNIKMGKRDANDQQIENAAVMANAHSFISNLPNQYLTEVGEGGTQLSGGQKQRIAIARAILKNPRILLLDEATSALDSESERLVQDALEKAIVGRTVILIAHRMSTIIGADVIAIIENGRVLETGTHQSLLEKSIFYGNLFSMHNIRPIKDSSNSNSLSEQGSAHQQSSSCDLDKDEKLEPKNSKIDSLRAEEKEGSKEIFFRIWFGLSNIEIMKTIFGSFAAAVSGISKPIFGFFIITIGVAYYHTNAKHRVGLYSLIFSMFFQWIISAVLRNEVAWFDRSENNVGSLTSQIMNTTSMIKTIIADRMSVIVQCISSILIATTVSLIVNWRMALVAWAVMPFHFIGGLIQAKSAKGFSRDSAVAHHELVSLVSDSATNIRTIASFCQEEEIMKRARMSLEEPKRKSKRESIKYGIINGIALCLWNIAHAIALWYTTILVHKRQASFEDGIRSYQIFSLTVPSITELWTLIPTVISAIGVLTPAFHTLDRKTLIESEIPRGQKIEKFEGRIEFQRVKFNYPTRPEVIVLTNFSLEIKAGSRVALIGPSGAGKSSVLALLLRFYDPEEGNILIDGKDIKEYNLRILRTHIGFVRQEPVLFSSSIRYNICYGIEHVSETELLKVSRDAKVHEFVSNLPDGYDTLVGERGCQLSGGQKQRIAIARTLLKKPTILLLDEPTSALDVESERTLVSALESINGNNGFRTTQITVAHRLSTVTNSDVIVVMDRGEIVEIGSHSTLLTAPDGVYSKLFRIQSLADV, from the exons atgattcATGAAGAGAAAAGCCAAGAAGATCATCATCTTGGCTCCTCCTCCACTGATGGCCCAGCTTTTCCATTTCACAAGCTGCTTGTTTATGCTGATGCTTTGGATTGGGTTTTAATGGGTTTAGGGACTTTTGGTTCTGTCATTCATGGCATGGCTCAGCCAATTGGGTATCTTTTGCTTGGCAAAGCACTTGATGCATTTGGAAATAATATTGATGATATTGATGCAATGGTTGATGCACTCTATGAg GTGATTCCATTTGTGTGGTACATGGCCATAGCCACTTTCCCAGCAGGAATACTTG aaattggGTGTTGGATGTACACAAGTGAGAGACAGGCAGCTCGTCTACGACTTGCATTCTTGCAATCAGTGCTTAGTCAAGAAATTGGTGCTTTTGACACAGATCTCACCACTGCCAAAATAATTACTGGAATCAGTGCCCACATGACCATTATACAAGATGCCATTGGAGAGAAG TTGGGGCATTTTTTAGCAAGCGTGGCGACTTTCATTAGTGGAGTTGTGATTGCTATCATAAGCTGTTGGGAAGTGTCATTGCTCACTCTCTTGGTAGCTCCATTGGTTATGGCAATTGGGGCTGCTTATACTAAGAGGATGACTCTCATTTCCTCTATCAAAATTGGTTACCAATCTGAAGCTACTTCCTTGATCCAACAG TCAATATCTCAAATCAGAGCAGTGTATGCATTTGTGGGAGAGAGAAGCAGCATAAAGGCATTTGCAGAACAATGCGAGAAAATGATTGTGATGAGCAAGCAAGAAGCATTGGTTAAGGGAGTGGGCATAGGAATGTTTCAAACCGTGACTTTCTGTTGTTGGAGTCTCATTGTATGGATTGGAGCCGTTGTTGTAACTGCAGGAAGAGCCAATGGAGGGGACATCATAGCTGCTGTTATGAGCATTCTCTTTGGAGCAAT CTCACTGACTTACGCTGCACCAGACATGCAAATATTCAACCAGGCAAAGGCTGCAGGGAAGGAAGTTTTCCAAGTGATTCAAAGGAAGCCCTCGTCAATCGATGGTTCAAAAGAGAAGACGTTGGAGGATATTGAAGGCCACATTAACATTCAAAAAGTCCACTTTGCTTACCCGTCTCGTCCTCATAAACTCATCCTTCAAGACTTCACTTTGTCCATTCCTGCAGGGCAGTCTAATGCCTTAGTTGGTAGCAGCGGGTGTGGAAAAAGTACAGTCATCTCCCTTATCACTAGATTCTATGACCCTCTTCAGG GAGATATTTTCATAGATCATCAGAACATCAAGGATCTGAACCTGAAATTCGTCAGGGAAAACATTGGAATAGTTTCCCAGGAACCTGCACTCTTTGCTGGAACCATCAAGGATAATATCAAAATGGGTAAACGAGATGCAAATGATCAACAAATAGAAAATGCAGCAGTAATGGCAAATGCACACTCTTTTATATCTAACCTTCCAAACCAGTACTTAACAGAG GTTGGAGAAGGGGGAACTCAATTGTCAGGAGGTCAAAAGCAAAGAATAGCAATAGCAAGAGCCATTCTCAAGAATCCACGAATTCTCTTACTGGATGAAGCCACAAGTGCTTTAGATTCAGAATCTGAGAGGCTGGTTCAAGACGCTCTTGAAAAGGCTATAGTTGGGAGGACAGTCATCCTAATTGCCCACAGAATGTCAACTATTATTGGTGCAGATGTGATTGCcataatagaaaatggaagagtTTTAGAAACAGGAACACACCAAAGCTTGCTAGAAAAAAGTATATTCTACGGCAACTTATTCAGCATGCATAATATCAGACCAATTAAAGATTCAAG CAATTCAAACTCATTGTCAGAACAAGGAAGTGCCCATCAACAATCTTCATCTTGCGACCTTGATAAGGACGAGAAACTTGAACccaaaaattctaaaatagaTTCTTTGAGAGCAGAAGAGAAAGAGGGATCAAAAGAAATATTCTTCAGAATTTGGTTTGGCTTGAGTAATATAGAGATAATGAAGACTATCTTTGGATCTTTTGCAGCAGCTGTGTCTGGCATCTCTAAACCCatctttggattttttatCATAACAATAGGGGTAGCCTACTATCACACAAATGCAAAGCACAGAGTTGGATTATACTCCCTCATCTTCTCTATG TTCTTCCAATGGATTATTTCAGCTGTACTACGCAATGAAGTAGCATGGTTTGACAGATCTGAAAACAATGTTGGTTCACTTACATCACAAATAATGAACACCACCTCCATGATAAAAACCATAATAGCTGATCGGATGTCTGTCATTGTACAGTGCATCTCCTCCATTCTAATTGCCACCACCGTCAGCTTGATTGTGAATTGGAGAATGGCTCTCGTTGCTTGGGCTGTTATGCCTTTCCACTTCATTGGTGGCCTAATACAAGCCAAGTCTGCCAAAGGATTTTCAAGAGATTCTGCTGTTGCTCATCACGAACTAGTTTCACTAGTCTCCGATTCAGCAACCAACATAAGAACTATTGCATCTTTTtgccaagaagaagaaataatgaaGAGAGCGAGAATGTCATTAGAAGAaccaaagagaaaaagtaagaGAGAGAGTATCAAGTATGGAATCATTAATGGTATCGCACTTTGCTTATGGAACATTGCCCATGCAATTGCTTTGTGGTACACAACAATTTTGGTTCACAAAAGACAAGCATCCTTCGAAGATGGCATAAGATCATACCAGATTTTCTCTCTCACAGTACCCTCAATCACTGAACTGTGGACATTAATTCCAACTGTCATCTCAGCCATTGGCGTACTAACTCCAGCATTCCACACACTTGACCGGAAAACTCTTATTGAGTCAGAAATTCCAAGAGGtcaaaaaatagagaaatttgaaggaagaattgaGTTTCAAAGAGTAAAGTTTAACTATCCAACAAGACCAGAAGTCATTGTCCTTACCAACTTTAGCTTAGAAATCAAAGCAGGATCAAGGGTGGCTCTTATTGGACCAAGTGGAGCAGGCAAGTCTTCCGTTTTGGCACTTCTGCTCAGGTTCTATGATCCTGAAGAAGGTAATATCCTTATTGATGGGAAGgatataaaagaatacaatCTGAGAATACTGAGGACACATATAGGGTTTGTGCGACAAGAGCCTGTTCTATTTAGCTCCTCGATCAGATATAATATTTGCTATGGGATCGAGCACGTTTCTGAAACTGAACTTTTAAAGGTTTCAAGAGATGCTAAAGTACATGAATTTGTCAGTAATTTACCTGATGGATACGATACACTTGTTGGAGAAAGAGGTTGCCAACTGTCTGGAGGACAAAAGCAAAGAATAGCCATTGCTAGAACTCTTCTGAAAAAGCCAACAATTTTGCTCCTAGATGAACCAACGAGTGCATTAGATGTTGAATCGGAAAGAACTTTAGTTAGTGCTTTAGAGTCAATAAATGGGAATAATGGCTTCAGAACTACCCAGATTACAGTTGCCCATCGGCTCTCTACAGTGACAAACTCAGATGTTATTGTAGTCATGGATAGAGGTGAAATTGTGGAGATAGGTTCACATAGCACCCTATTGACAGCTCCTGATGGAGTGTACTCAAAACTCTTCAGGATACAGAGTCTTGCtgatgtttaa